The Peromyscus maniculatus bairdii isolate BWxNUB_F1_BW_parent chromosome 6, HU_Pman_BW_mat_3.1, whole genome shotgun sequence genome has a segment encoding these proteins:
- the Psrc1 gene encoding proline/serine-rich coiled-coil protein 1 isoform X2: protein MEDLKEDVKFIADETLDFGGLSPSDSHEEEDLTALASAEKPLRRGLSHRSNPNPNAVAPALQGVRFSLGPLSPEKLEEILDEANRLAAQLEECALRDRERAGAGPGKPSPRGKPSPRRETFVLKDSPVRDLLPTVSSWSTSSPRSLAGPRSSEKKGSARAVRVTAGKKPPSTKKESPTCNLFPAARSPALSPLAQSALPPRRKAGPSARTTASPPVPVRPVIALQPSISNSQCSSRLQGAAARSSSRLPVPSAIPKPAPRMPLTSRSVPPGKSALPPDSLSTRKGPPSAAGHRAPVPQRTNLPTTGAPRGRMQPLRKAAVPGPTR from the exons ATGGAGGATTTGAAAGAAG ATGTCAAGTTCATTGCGGACGAGACCTTGGACTTTGGAGGGCTGTCCCCATCTGACAG TCACGAGGAGGAAGACCTGACGGCACTGGCGAGTGCAGAGAAACCACTTCGAAGGGGCCTCTCTCACCGGAGTAACCCGAACCCGAATGCGGTCGCCCCTGCTCTCCAGGGTGTGAGGTTCAGTCTGGGCCCTCTCAGCCCAGAGAAGCTGGAGGAGATCCTCGATGAAGCCAACCGCCTGGCAGCTCAGCTAGAGGAGTGTGCCCTGCGAGATCGTGAGCGGGCCGGGGCAGGCCCTGGGAAGCCCAGCCCCAGAGGGAAGCCCAGCCCTCGGCGGGAGACGTTTGTCCTGAAGGACAGCCCTGTCCGCGATCTGCTGCCCACTGTGAGCTCTTGGAGCACGTCATCCCCACGAAGCCTCGCTGGTCCCCGAAGCAGCGAGAAAAAGgggtcagccagggctgttcGGGTGACAGCTGGAAAGAAGCCCCCCAGCACAAAGAAG GAATCGCCCACTTGCAATCTGTTCCCTGCAGCCAGAAGCCCAGCGCTCTCTCCTCTGGCACAATCAGCTCTTCCACCCCGGCGGAAAGCTGGGCCCAGTGCGCGGACCACAGCAA GCCCGCCAGTCCCTGTCAGACCAGTCATCGCTCTGCAGCCCTCCATTAGCAACTCTCAGTGTTCGTCCCGACTCCAGGGAGCGGCCGCTAGGTCTTCCAGTCGATTACCGGTCCCCTCAGCCATCCCCAAGCCCGCCCCTCGAATGCCATTGACTAGCCGGAGCGTGCCGCCAGGCAAAAGTGCCCTACCTCCAGATTCTCTCTCCACCCGGAAAGGGCCTCCAAGTGCCGCAGGGCACAGAG CTCCTGTTCCCCAGAGAACGAATCTTCCAACCACCGGTGCCCCTCGAGGCAGGATGCAGCCCCTCAGGAAAGCTGCGGTCCCTGGACCTACGAGGTAA
- the Psrc1 gene encoding proline/serine-rich coiled-coil protein 1 isoform X1 yields MEDLKEDVKFIADETLDFGGLSPSDSHEEEDLTALASAEKPLRRGLSHRSNPNPNAVAPALQGVRFSLGPLSPEKLEEILDEANRLAAQLEECALRDRERAGAGPGKPSPRGKPSPRRETFVLKDSPVRDLLPTVSSWSTSSPRSLAGPRSSEKKGSARAVRVTAGKKPPSTKKESPTCNLFPAARSPALSPLAQSALPPRRKAGPSARTTASPPVPVRPVIALQPSISNSQCSSRLQGAAARSSSRLPVPSAIPKPAPRMPLTSRSVPPGKSALPPDSLSTRKGPPSAAGHRAPVPQRTNLPTTGAPRGRMQPLRKAAVPGPTR; encoded by the exons ATGGAGGATTTGAAAGAAG ATGTCAAGTTCATTGCGGACGAGACCTTGGACTTTGGAGGGCTGTCCCCATCTGACAG TCACGAGGAGGAAGACCTGACGGCACTGGCGAGTGCAGAGAAACCACTTCGAAGGGGCCTCTCTCACCGGAGTAACCCGAACCCGAATGCGGTCGCCCCTGCTCTCCAGGGTGTGAGGTTCAGTCTGGGCCCTCTCAGCCCAGAGAAGCTGGAGGAGATCCTCGATGAAGCCAACCGCCTGGCAGCTCAGCTAGAGGAGTGTGCCCTGCGAGATCGTGAGCGGGCCGGGGCAGGCCCTGGGAAGCCCAGCCCCAGAGGGAAGCCCAGCCCTCGGCGGGAGACGTTTGTCCTGAAGGACAGCCCTGTCCGCGATCTGCTGCCCACTGTGAGCTCTTGGAGCACGTCATCCCCACGAAGCCTCGCTGGTCCCCGAAGCAGCGAGAAAAAGgggtcagccagggctgttcGGGTGACAGCTGGAAAGAAGCCCCCCAGCACAAAGAAG GAATCGCCCACTTGCAATCTGTTCCCTGCAGCCAGAAGCCCAGCGCTCTCTCCTCTGGCACAATCAGCTCTTCCACCCCGGCGGAAAGCTGGGCCCAGTGCGCGGACCACAGCAA GCCCGCCAGTCCCTGTCAGACCAGTCATCGCTCTGCAGCCCTCCATTAGCAACTCTCAGTGTTCGTCCCGACTCCAGGGAGCGGCCGCTAGGTCTTCCAGTCGATTACCGGTCCCCTCAGCCATCCCCAAGCCCGCCCCTCGAATGCCATTGACTAGCCGGAGCGTGCCGCCAGGCAAAAGTGCCCTACCTCCAGATTCTCTCTCCACCCGGAAAGGGCCTCCAAGTGCCGCAGGGCACAGAG CTCCTGTTCCCCAGAGAACGAATCTTCCAACCACCGGTGCCCCTCGAGGCAGGATGCAGCCCCTCAGGAAAGCTGCGGTCCCTGGACCTACGAG gtAA